Proteins encoded together in one Gammaproteobacteria bacterium window:
- a CDS encoding NADH-quinone oxidoreductase subunit G codes for MIEFEIDNKKVEVAEGGMIIEAADAAGIYIPRFCYHKKLTIAANCRMCLVEVEKSKKPLPACATPAMAGMKVFTQSSMAVEAQKSVMEFLLINHPLDCPICDQGGECELQDLSLGYGNDISRYYEGKRSVFDENLGPLISTEMTRCIQCTRCVRFGSEVAGMRELGATQRGENLEITTYVNHTMQSELSGNIIDLCPVGALTSKPYRFSARAWELKQHLSVSPHDCVGSNLFVHTRGYEYNDYRMVMRVVPRENETINETWLSDRDRFSYEAVRSTDRLLTPKIKRESEWVDVDWTTALNFVAEKWRNIIEAQDVSQIAALASPNSTVEEFFLLQKLLRGLGSNNLDHRIRQLDFSQQENYPSHPELGVTLPALEKMETFLIIGSDVRREQPLACHRIRKAALKGAQVTFVNPIDYDLNFEPTHKMIVPSHSIPRTLAGIAKYLLRRKSDLDPFLADIEPSKEEMNIAKKLRKNKGIILLGIHAITHPQATLIRVLAQQIAGECIFDLGCLSEGANAAGGWLSGMLPHRGPAGTVVENPGFNASEMFSQRLKSYLLLNIEPELDCANSMRAMESLTNADFVVAMSPFMTEAQEQYAHVLLPIAPFFETAGTLINAANCWQFSDSVTRPMGDAKPAWKVLRVLGNLFELEGFDYVKPSQITKELESMIESIPRNTTSLTLTANQTAQSGAGLIRFSEWPMYQIDNLVRRATSLQEWSQIENQVAIRINSKVAREHDFQSGEIISVIQDESLLDLPVIIDDRIAGDYVVVPVGISETAGFGENMGQIKLLRGRSK; via the coding sequence TATCGAAGCTGCTGACGCAGCGGGTATATACATTCCACGTTTTTGTTATCATAAAAAATTAACTATCGCCGCAAACTGTCGTATGTGCCTCGTCGAAGTGGAAAAGTCTAAAAAACCTTTACCCGCCTGCGCAACACCCGCTATGGCAGGGATGAAAGTATTTACCCAGTCTTCAATGGCAGTAGAAGCTCAAAAGTCAGTAATGGAATTTTTGCTGATCAATCACCCGCTAGATTGTCCGATATGTGACCAGGGCGGTGAATGCGAATTACAAGATCTTTCGCTTGGCTATGGCAATGATATTTCCCGGTACTATGAGGGTAAGCGGTCGGTTTTCGATGAAAATCTTGGCCCTCTCATTTCTACTGAAATGACCCGATGTATTCAATGTACAAGATGCGTTCGTTTTGGAAGCGAAGTGGCTGGTATGCGGGAATTGGGTGCAACCCAGCGGGGCGAAAATTTAGAAATCACTACTTATGTTAATCACACCATGCAATCGGAACTTTCGGGTAATATTATCGATCTCTGTCCGGTGGGAGCATTAACCTCTAAACCTTATCGTTTCTCTGCGCGTGCGTGGGAGCTTAAGCAACACTTGTCCGTCTCTCCACATGATTGTGTTGGATCTAATCTTTTTGTGCATACAAGAGGATATGAATACAATGACTATCGTATGGTAATGCGGGTAGTTCCTCGCGAAAATGAAACAATTAATGAAACTTGGTTATCAGATAGAGACCGTTTCAGTTACGAAGCAGTTCGTAGCACAGATCGTTTATTGACACCTAAAATTAAGCGAGAATCAGAATGGGTGGATGTCGATTGGACCACAGCATTAAATTTTGTAGCAGAAAAATGGCGGAATATTATTGAAGCCCAAGATGTTTCTCAGATTGCCGCACTCGCGTCACCCAACTCCACAGTTGAAGAATTTTTTCTTCTACAAAAACTGTTACGAGGCTTAGGTTCAAATAATCTCGACCATAGAATTCGACAGTTAGATTTTAGCCAACAAGAAAATTATCCAAGTCATCCAGAATTAGGCGTGACACTCCCAGCACTGGAAAAAATGGAAACGTTCTTGATCATCGGCTCTGATGTGCGAAGAGAGCAGCCCTTGGCATGCCATAGAATTAGAAAGGCAGCGCTAAAAGGGGCACAAGTCACCTTTGTCAATCCTATTGATTATGATTTGAATTTTGAGCCCACCCACAAAATGATCGTTCCTTCTCATTCTATTCCGCGCACACTTGCAGGCATTGCAAAATATCTTTTAAGAAGGAAATCAGACCTAGATCCTTTCTTGGCTGATATTGAGCCATCAAAAGAAGAAATGAATATTGCTAAAAAGCTTCGTAAAAATAAAGGAATTATATTACTTGGCATTCATGCAATTACCCACCCTCAAGCCACCTTAATACGGGTTTTAGCGCAACAAATAGCGGGGGAATGTATATTTGACTTAGGATGTTTGAGTGAAGGTGCTAATGCCGCAGGTGGCTGGCTATCCGGAATGTTACCTCATCGGGGACCTGCGGGAACTGTTGTAGAAAACCCTGGATTTAATGCATCCGAAATGTTTTCGCAGCGACTTAAAAGTTACTTATTATTAAATATTGAACCCGAACTAGATTGTGCGAATTCAATGCGGGCAATGGAGTCATTAACCAATGCTGACTTTGTAGTGGCTATGTCCCCATTTATGACCGAGGCGCAAGAACAGTATGCCCATGTGCTACTCCCTATCGCACCTTTTTTTGAAACAGCAGGAACACTTATTAATGCCGCTAATTGTTGGCAATTTTCCGATTCTGTAACCCGTCCTATGGGTGATGCAAAGCCCGCTTGGAAAGTTCTGCGGGTACTGGGCAATTTATTTGAATTAGAAGGATTTGATTATGTAAAACCTTCTCAAATTACTAAAGAGCTCGAGTCGATGATCGAGTCTATTCCTAGAAACACTACATCGCTGACATTAACAGCAAATCAGACCGCTCAGTCAGGGGCTGGCTTAATCCGCTTTTCTGAGTGGCCAATGTATCAGATAGATAATTTAGTGCGTCGTGCCACTTCGCTACAAGAATGGTCTCAAATCGAAAATCAAGTGGCTATTCGTATAAACAGCAAAGTAGCGCGTGAACATGATTTTCAATCCGGTGAAATTATTTCCGTGATCCAGGATGAATCCTTGCTTGATTTGCCAGTGATAATAGATGATCGAATCGCAGGTGATTATGTCGTCGTTCCAGTCGGTATTTCAGAAACAGCAGGTTTTGGTGAAAACATGGGTCAGATAAAGCTACTAAGAGGGCGTAGTAAATAA
- the nuoH gene encoding NADH-quinone oxidoreductase subunit NuoH, with protein MMESLLVLLWVLIKIFAIVLPLLGAVAYLTLAERKVIGYMQARIGPNRVGPLGLLQPIADGLKLLQKELIIPSASNRYMFIVAPILSIAPALVAWSVIPFDQGLVLANIDAGLLFLFAMTSLGVYGILISGWASNSKYAFFGALRAAAQTISYEIAMGFSLVGVLMASNSMNLQEIILKQSGGIWHWYWLPLLPLFVVYWISGVAETNRAPFDVAEGESEIVAGFHVEYSGIMFAIFFLAEYASMILVSTVAAIVFWGGWLSPFQGIPLLESLTAFIPGIVWLMVKVSMFLFLYIWMRATFPRYRYDQIMQLGWKVLIPVTLIWIFLEALAIMFRIGPWFS; from the coding sequence ATAATGGAGAGTCTATTAGTCCTACTTTGGGTTCTAATAAAAATATTTGCTATCGTGCTTCCCTTGTTAGGCGCAGTTGCCTATTTAACATTGGCAGAACGTAAAGTAATTGGGTACATGCAAGCCAGAATTGGCCCTAACAGGGTCGGGCCGCTAGGACTTCTGCAGCCGATTGCGGATGGGCTTAAACTATTACAAAAAGAATTGATTATTCCCAGCGCCTCAAATCGTTACATGTTCATTGTTGCCCCCATTCTTTCGATTGCACCCGCACTAGTAGCATGGTCTGTGATACCTTTTGATCAAGGATTGGTGTTAGCGAATATTGATGCTGGGTTATTATTTCTTTTTGCCATGACGTCGCTTGGCGTGTATGGGATTTTGATTTCTGGTTGGGCATCAAATTCAAAATATGCTTTTTTTGGTGCATTACGTGCTGCTGCCCAAACAATATCGTACGAAATTGCAATGGGATTCTCCTTAGTTGGGGTATTAATGGCCTCCAATAGCATGAATCTTCAAGAAATAATTTTGAAACAAAGCGGCGGCATCTGGCATTGGTATTGGCTGCCATTGTTGCCATTATTTGTTGTATATTGGATTTCAGGAGTGGCTGAAACAAATCGTGCACCTTTTGACGTAGCGGAAGGCGAATCTGAAATTGTGGCGGGTTTCCATGTGGAATATTCAGGCATTATGTTTGCAATATTTTTCTTGGCTGAGTATGCAAGCATGATTTTAGTTTCTACAGTAGCTGCGATTGTGTTTTGGGGAGGCTGGTTGTCGCCATTTCAAGGTATACCTCTCCTTGAGTCACTGACGGCTTTTATTCCTGGTATTGTTTGGTTGATGGTGAAGGTGAGCATGTTTTTGTTTTTATATATTTGGATGCGAGCCACATTTCCACGGTATCGATATGATCAAATTATGCAGTTAGGTTGGAAAGTTTTAATCCCTGTTACCCTAATTTGGATTTTTCTAGAAGCATTAGCGATCATGTTCAGAATTGGTCCATGGTTTTCCTGA
- the nuoI gene encoding NADH-quinone oxidoreductase subunit NuoI, giving the protein MKKTLKDFAKRFLLLELLQGLRVTWRAFWAKKITIQYPEEETPISSRFRGMLALRKYPNGEERCIACKLCEAACPALAITIEAAPRPDGSRRTTRYDIDAFKCIYCGFCEDACPVDAVVVTPESHFTIHDRGDNILTKAKLLAVGDKYEKQIAAARAQEIKGTEQ; this is encoded by the coding sequence ATGAAGAAGACACTTAAAGATTTTGCTAAACGTTTTTTACTCCTGGAATTACTCCAAGGTCTTAGAGTAACTTGGCGTGCATTTTGGGCAAAAAAGATAACTATTCAATATCCTGAAGAAGAAACACCCATCTCTTCTCGTTTTCGAGGAATGTTAGCACTTCGCAAATATCCTAATGGTGAAGAGAGATGTATCGCATGTAAATTATGCGAAGCTGCATGTCCGGCATTAGCTATTACTATTGAAGCTGCGCCAAGACCTGATGGTTCAAGAAGAACTACACGTTATGACATCGATGCATTCAAATGTATTTATTGCGGATTTTGTGAAGACGCTTGTCCCGTAGATGCTGTAGTTGTAACACCTGAAAGCCATTTCACTATTCATGATCGTGGCGATAATATTCTAACCAAGGCAAAACTGCTGGCGGTAGGCGATAAATATGAAAAGCAAATCGCTGCAGCGCGAGCACAAGAGATAAAAGGTACAGAGCAATGA
- a CDS encoding NADH-quinone oxidoreductase subunit J, producing the protein MNFQLIIFSIFSAILLFAAAMVIFSRHPVRGVLFLVLAFFASSILWMLLEAEFLSLVLIFVYVGAVMTLFLFVVMMINIDLAPLSEGFVRYLPLGLLVTGMTVGMIMYALSPKHFPLGVTAVPEIHPGNYSNVKELGSVLYTQYVYPFEIASALLLVAIVSAISLAFRGRRPDSKAQKISEQVAVHKKDRFYVVNMRSDQP; encoded by the coding sequence ATGAATTTTCAATTAATCATTTTCTCTATATTTTCAGCCATTTTATTGTTTGCGGCGGCGATGGTTATTTTTTCGCGACACCCCGTCAGAGGCGTTTTATTTTTGGTGTTGGCTTTTTTCGCAAGTTCTATTTTATGGATGCTGCTCGAAGCGGAGTTCTTGTCATTAGTGCTTATTTTCGTCTATGTAGGTGCGGTTATGACCTTATTTTTATTTGTGGTCATGATGATAAATATTGATCTGGCACCCCTGAGCGAAGGCTTTGTGCGTTATTTACCTTTAGGCTTATTAGTGACCGGGATGACGGTCGGTATGATTATGTACGCCTTGAGTCCGAAACATTTTCCTTTAGGTGTCACGGCAGTGCCCGAAATTCATCCCGGCAACTATAGCAACGTAAAAGAATTGGGCAGTGTGCTCTATACGCAATATGTTTATCCATTTGAAATAGCTTCAGCATTATTATTAGTGGCGATTGTGTCTGCTATCAGCCTTGCGTTTCGGGGGCGGCGACCTGACAGTAAGGCGCAAAAGATTAGCGAGCAAGTGGCTGTCCATAAAAAAGATCGTTTTTATGTCGTTAACATGAGATCAGACCAACCATGA
- the nuoK gene encoding NADH-quinone oxidoreductase subunit NuoK, translating into MIPLSYYLIVSAILFGMSLTGIFINRKNLIVLLMCIELMFLAVNTNFVAFSQYLHQVSGEIFVFFILTVAAAEAAIGLAIIVVLYRNRKTINVEELDLLKG; encoded by the coding sequence ATGATACCTTTATCTTATTATTTGATTGTAAGTGCCATTCTATTTGGTATGAGTTTAACGGGTATATTTATAAACCGAAAAAACCTTATCGTGCTTTTAATGTGCATTGAGTTAATGTTCCTGGCCGTTAATACTAATTTCGTGGCCTTTTCCCAATATCTACACCAGGTTTCGGGAGAGATTTTTGTATTTTTTATTTTGACAGTAGCCGCTGCGGAAGCTGCAATTGGATTAGCCATCATCGTAGTACTATATCGCAACCGCAAAACAATTAATGTTGAAGAATTAGATTTATTAAAAGGGTAG